A window of the Aquarana catesbeiana isolate 2022-GZ linkage group LG05, ASM4218655v1, whole genome shotgun sequence genome harbors these coding sequences:
- the LOC141145208 gene encoding YTH domain-containing family protein 3-like: protein MHQKDAVNDDDFEPYLTSQTNQSNSYPPMSDPYMPSYYAPSIGFPYSLGEAAWSTAGDPPMPYLYGQMSNGEHHYIPDGVFSQPGALGNTPPFLSQHGFNFFPGNADFSTWGTSGSQGQSTQSSAYSSSYGYPPSSLGRAIADGQAGFGSDTLSKVPGINSIEQGMTGLKIGGDMTAAVTKTVGSALTSAGMTSIAANSVPPVSSSAPKPTSWAAIARKPAKPQPKLKPKGNVGVGSTAVPPPPIKHNINIGTWDDKGAVVKAPLAQPVMPPQPVIQQPQPLTQPLPMVQNQLPQQQLQQQPQQQQGPQQQAPTHQVQQQLQNRWVAPRNRGVGFNQNNVSGNENFSLGVVPVSSSPSGVEVHPVLEKLKAINNYNPKDFDWSLKNGRVFIIKSYSEDDIHRSIKYSIWCSTEHGNKRLDAAYRSLNGKGPLYLLFSVNGSGHFCGVAEMKSVVDYNAYAGVWSQDKWKGKFEVKWVFVKDVPNNQLRHIRLENNDNKPVTNSRDTQEVPLEKAKQVLKIIATFKHTTSIFDDFAHYEKRQEEEEAMRRVSG from the exons ATGCATCAGAAAGATGCAGTAAACGATGATGACTTTGAGCCATATCTAACTAGCCAGACGAATCAG AGTAATAGCTATCCACCAATGTCAGACCCATACATGCCTAGTTATTATGCTCCATCCATTGGATTTCCTTATTCCCTTGGTGAGGCAGCATGGTCAACTGCTGGAGACCCACCAATGCCGTACTTGTATGGACAGATGAGCAATGGAGAACACCACTACATACCGGATGGAGTGTTTAGTCAGCCTGGAGCTTTGGGGAACACTCCTCCTTTCCTAAGCCAGCATGGGTTTAATTTTTTTCCTGGGAATGCAGATTTCTCCACATGGGGGACAAGTGGATCTCAGGGACAATCAACACAAAGTTCTGCATATAGCAGCAGCTATGGATATCCTCCTAGTTCCCTTGGTAGAGCCATTGCTGATGGACAAGCTGGTTTTGGCAGCGATACTCTGAGCAAAGTTCCGGGCATTAACAGCATTGAGCAAGGAATGACCGGACTGAAAATCGGTGGCGACATGACAGCTGCTGTGACAAAAACAGTTGGGTCAGCATTGACTAGTGCAGGGATGACTAGTATAGCTGCAAACAGTGTGCCCCCAGTTAGCAGTTCAGCACCGAAGCCAACCTCATGGGCTGCCATTGCTCGAAAACCAGCGAAACCTCAGCCTAAACTAAAACCCAAGGGTAATGTGGGTGTTGGTAGTACTGCAGTTCCTCCCCCGCCTATAAAACACAACATTAATATTGGAACTTGGGATGATAAGGGGGCTGTTGTAAAGGCCCCACTAGCTCAACCAGTTATGCCACCTCAGCCTGTAATTCAACAGCCTCAGCCATTAACTCAACCTCTACCAATGGTGCAAAACCAACTGCCTCAACAGCAGCTACAGCAACAACCACAGCAGCAACAAGGACCTCAGCAGCAGGCCCCAACACATCAGGTGCAGCAACAGCTTCAAAACCGCTGGGTGGCACCTAGGAACAGGGGAGTGGGCTTCAATCAGAACAATGTCTCTGGGAATGAGAACTTTAGCTTAGGTGTTGTGCCTGTTAGCTCCTCACCTTCTGGTGTTGAGGTTCACCCTGTACTGGAGAAACTGAAGGCCATAAACAACTATAATCCCAAAGACTTTGACTGGAGTCTTAAAAACGGGCGAGTGTTTATAATCAAAAGCTACTCTGAGGATGACATTCACCGTTCTATCAAGTACTCAATTTGGTGCAGTACTGAACATGGCAATAAGCGTTTGGATGCTGCTTATCGATCTTTGAATGGGAAAGGCCCACTTTATTTACTCTTCAGTGTAAATGGAAGTGGACATTTTTGTGGAGTTGCAGAAATGAAGTCTGTAGTGGACTACAATGCATATGCTGGAGTTTGGTCCCAAGACAAATGGAAGGGAAAGTTTGAAGTGAAATGGGTCTTTGTGAAAGACGTTCCCAATAACCAACTGCGACACATTCGTTTGGAAAACAACGATAATAAGCCTGTTACCAACTCAAGGGACACTCAAGAGGTACCCCTAGAAAAAGCCAAGCAAGTTCTTAAAATTATTGCAACTTTCAAGCATACAACCTCTATCTTTGATGACTTTGCACATTATGAGAAGCGTCAAGAAGAGGAGGAAGCCATGCGTAGGGTAAGTGGCTGA